From Candidatus Methanoperedens sp., one genomic window encodes:
- a CDS encoding NAD(P)/FAD-dependent oxidoreductase yields MSDYDVIIVGGGISGLLSALTLSKHGRKVLVLEKDEAVGGNCNSYTVDGFQVDTGPHAITHMREGPLRRLMDEYFTYMPFFVDYGHYYVRTEKGLTKIPSNIKDFVTFDVLPGKDRLMLSQALTKALTQMTFGMLDGDQPVYDYIPKGLSEETYDFVNAIAYFLSGKSMKDTSVNRVLYGSSFVRDSVSEDIFEDVEEASGTPGTSYTSMITDRLSKYQLKGHLTSLSRLATNKVSYAQAYPRGGLKSLLKAVLYSMPESVQIKTSSRVNKILTDNEKAIGVTTDSDSYTSDTIVYTGFVKNLPSLIELPPDYIKKLSTIDQTLSLTLWLGLKEKMKEFDYTGSEVWFKGGAYWAMPISNYDASIAPKGKQLVGFTFVIDEKNNIESEKKKALELIQRAVPGIDNKTEMIHYQLTIPEKAAVTINGYFAGTRSPVRSLYLAGTDTDSRSMGVTRAAYSVLEMLKAMKEDKIL; encoded by the coding sequence ATGTCTGATTATGATGTAATTATCGTGGGAGGAGGAATAAGCGGGCTATTATCAGCCCTTACTCTTTCAAAGCACGGGAGGAAAGTGCTTGTACTTGAAAAGGATGAGGCCGTAGGAGGCAATTGTAACAGTTATACGGTGGATGGTTTCCAGGTAGATACCGGACCTCATGCGATTACACATATGAGGGAAGGGCCGCTGCGGCGGTTGATGGACGAATATTTTACATATATGCCTTTTTTTGTGGATTACGGGCACTATTATGTGCGTACTGAAAAAGGTCTGACGAAAATCCCTTCCAATATAAAAGATTTTGTAACTTTTGATGTACTCCCTGGGAAAGACAGGCTCATGCTTTCGCAGGCATTAACGAAAGCGTTGACCCAGATGACCTTCGGGATGCTGGATGGGGATCAGCCTGTTTACGATTACATTCCTAAAGGACTCTCAGAAGAAACATATGATTTTGTCAATGCGATCGCATATTTCCTTTCAGGAAAATCCATGAAAGACACATCCGTAAACCGTGTATTATATGGGAGCAGTTTTGTAAGGGACAGTGTTTCCGAGGATATTTTTGAAGACGTTGAGGAGGCATCAGGTACGCCTGGTACGTCTTATACATCGATGATAACCGATAGATTGTCAAAATACCAGTTAAAAGGTCATCTTACATCCCTGAGCAGGCTTGCCACGAATAAGGTATCTTATGCACAGGCTTATCCCCGTGGAGGATTGAAATCACTGTTAAAAGCGGTATTATATTCGATGCCTGAATCGGTGCAAATAAAAACCAGTTCAAGAGTAAATAAAATATTGACTGATAACGAAAAAGCGATTGGTGTCACTACTGATAGTGATTCATATACTTCGGATACGATCGTTTACACGGGTTTTGTAAAAAACCTGCCTTCACTTATAGAACTGCCACCGGATTATATAAAGAAACTTTCAACGATAGACCAGACGCTCAGCCTCACTCTCTGGCTGGGATTAAAGGAAAAAATGAAGGAATTCGATTATACTGGCTCCGAGGTGTGGTTCAAGGGCGGAGCATACTGGGCGATGCCAATCAGTAATTATGATGCAAGCATTGCGCCTAAAGGTAAGCAGCTTGTGGGATTTACATTTGTAATTGATGAGAAAAATAACATTGAAAGCGAGAAGAAAAAAGCGCTGGAATTGATCCAAAGAGCAGTACCTGGCATAGATAATAAGACTGAAATGATCCATTACCAGTTGACAATACCTGAAAAAGCCGCTGTGACCATTAATGGATATTTTGCAGGAACGCGCTCGCCGGTCAGGAGCCTTTATCTGGCAGGGACTGACACGGACAGCCGCAGTATGGGAGTAACAAGGGCGGCATATTCTGTTCTAGAGATGTTAAAAGCCATGAAAGAGGATAAGATCCTCTGA
- the speA gene encoding biosynthetic arginine decarboxylase, translating to MWKIEDAIELYGIERWGSGYFSVNRNGNLIVKPTKNEAQVIDLKNVVDNLVSKKINFPILFRFPQILESQIKTLNSAFSNSILEYKYNNTYQGIFPMKVNQRKEVIEEIVKSGKKYNMGLEVGTKAELLAALSFDLSNDALLICNGFKDDEYLHMALNAIKLGNKVVIIIDEFSETKRLLEIAKQLNVKPIIGIRAKLYSRGSGKWAESGGESSKFGLSTTEILECVKIISEYNMIDQLQVLHFHIGSQITEIRRIQKAVKEAARVYAKIKLKHINIKYFNIGGGLGIDYDGSKTSSDASANYTIQEYANNVVYSLKDVCDEENVSHPIILSESGRAISAYHSVLVINIKGNKNGDLNKPVELHGNEPHIITELYDALKEINIKNYVEFYHDALLHREELLSLFNLGEIELEEKSMGEILFWRLCEKAIGFAKETENKSDDFDDLNKLLSRKYIGNFSVFQSVPDFWAIKQLFPIVPVSRNNEKPTEYGTIVDITCDSDGEIDKFVDLKDVKEILELHELNNGSYYLAVLLIGAYQDTIGDYHNLFGSANEAHIIVDESGEWHIKQIVNGDRNCDVLGYVKYNNSYLLSAFESEVNQAVKECGLSKSDAEDIINNYKNVMNRYTYLDI from the coding sequence ATGTGGAAAATTGAGGATGCTATAGAACTTTATGGGATAGAGCGATGGGGAAGCGGTTATTTTTCAGTTAATAGAAATGGGAATCTGATTGTCAAACCAACAAAAAATGAAGCACAGGTCATAGATCTCAAAAATGTGGTTGATAATCTTGTATCAAAGAAAATAAATTTTCCAATATTATTCAGGTTCCCTCAAATCCTTGAATCACAAATAAAAACATTGAATAGCGCGTTTTCAAATTCAATATTAGAATATAAATATAATAACACTTACCAGGGGATTTTCCCCATGAAAGTGAACCAGCGAAAAGAAGTGATAGAAGAAATCGTTAAATCCGGCAAAAAATATAATATGGGGCTGGAGGTGGGAACGAAGGCTGAACTTCTTGCTGCATTGTCCTTCGACCTTAGCAACGATGCGCTTCTTATCTGCAATGGATTCAAGGATGACGAATATCTTCATATGGCTTTGAATGCCATCAAATTGGGCAATAAAGTTGTCATAATCATCGATGAGTTCAGCGAGACAAAACGCCTGCTTGAGATTGCAAAACAATTGAATGTGAAACCGATAATTGGCATCCGTGCAAAACTTTACTCAAGGGGAAGCGGCAAATGGGCTGAATCCGGTGGAGAATCCTCAAAATTCGGCCTGTCAACCACAGAGATACTCGAATGTGTAAAGATCATCAGTGAATACAATATGATCGACCAGCTCCAGGTGCTTCATTTCCACATTGGCTCCCAGATTACGGAAATAAGGAGGATACAGAAAGCAGTCAAAGAAGCGGCAAGGGTTTATGCCAAAATAAAGTTAAAGCACATAAACATCAAATATTTCAATATCGGTGGAGGTCTCGGGATTGACTATGACGGCAGCAAGACTTCATCTGATGCAAGCGCCAATTACACGATACAGGAATATGCAAACAATGTAGTTTATTCACTGAAAGATGTATGCGATGAAGAAAATGTAAGTCACCCTATAATATTATCCGAAAGCGGCCGTGCGATTTCCGCATATCATTCCGTTCTTGTTATTAATATAAAGGGAAATAAGAACGGAGATTTAAATAAACCTGTTGAACTTCACGGAAATGAGCCCCATATAATAACGGAATTATACGATGCGCTTAAAGAAATTAATATAAAAAACTATGTAGAGTTCTATCATGATGCCCTGCTTCATCGGGAAGAGCTTCTTTCCCTGTTCAATCTGGGTGAAATTGAACTGGAGGAAAAATCAATGGGTGAGATTCTTTTCTGGCGGCTATGCGAAAAAGCTATCGGCTTTGCAAAAGAAACGGAGAACAAATCCGATGATTTCGATGACCTGAATAAACTCCTATCGAGGAAATATATAGGGAATTTTTCGGTTTTCCAATCAGTTCCGGATTTCTGGGCGATAAAACAATTATTTCCGATCGTCCCTGTCAGCAGGAACAATGAAAAACCCACAGAGTATGGTACTATAGTTGATATTACATGTGATTCAGATGGTGAGATCGATAAATTTGTAGATTTAAAGGATGTAAAAGAAATTCTTGAACTCCATGAACTGAATAACGGGTCGTATTATCTTGCAGTACTCCTGATTGGCGCATACCAGGATACGATTGGCGATTATCATAATTTGTTCGGCTCGGCAAATGAAGCTCATATCATTGTTGATGAAAGCGGTGAGTGGCACATCAAACAAATAGTCAACGGCGACAGGAATTGCGATGTCCTTGGATATGTAAAATATAACAATAGTTATCTTCTCTCAGCATTTGAATCCGAAGTAAACCAGGCAGTAAAAGAGTGCGGATTATCAAAATCAGATGCAGAAGATATCATAAACAATTATAAGAATGTAATGAACAGGTATACATACCTGGATATATGA
- the aroA gene encoding 3-phosphoshikimate 1-carboxyvinyltransferase, translating to MKLTINRSEIKGIVFAPPSKSYTHRAIAIAALSRKATVHNPLISEDTKATIRAAIAFGATVETKNDSLLITGFDGKLKIPDNVLDVANSGTTLRIMTAVSSLVDGATVLTGDASIRTRPNAPLLNALNDLGAMAFSTRNNGLAPIVVRGKMKGGKVHIDGSISSQFISALLIACPFAQNETTIMIKGELKSRPYVNITIDMLKDAGASIIVDEKTNSFTISPDQKYDMRSYNVPGDFSSASYMMAAGALCGDVTIKNLFPSQQGDSALIGILEKMGAQISWDRKKGDVRVSRSELCGIKVDVGKTPDLVPTLAVLGAASSGQMIIENAEHVRYKETDRLHAMTVELKKMGVDITEEKDRLIIKGGKLKGATVHGWDDHRIVMALAIAGMVAAGETTIDTIESVSISYPGFFEDLKKSGANVDFPEK from the coding sequence ATGAAACTGACAATCAATAGATCCGAAATAAAAGGCATAGTTTTTGCACCGCCATCCAAAAGCTACACTCACAGGGCTATTGCCATCGCAGCCCTCTCCAGGAAAGCCACAGTCCATAACCCCCTGATCTCAGAGGATACAAAAGCTACTATAAGGGCTGCCATCGCTTTCGGAGCAACTGTTGAAACAAAAAACGATTCCCTCCTTATTACAGGATTTGATGGAAAATTAAAAATTCCTGATAATGTGCTTGATGTTGCAAATTCAGGCACAACACTTAGAATAATGACTGCGGTATCCTCTCTTGTTGATGGAGCTACTGTACTTACCGGGGATGCAAGCATCAGGACAAGACCGAATGCACCGCTTTTGAATGCTCTCAATGATCTTGGAGCAATGGCATTTTCCACGCGCAATAATGGCCTGGCACCAATAGTCGTCAGGGGTAAAATGAAAGGAGGAAAAGTCCATATTGATGGTTCAATAAGCTCACAGTTCATTTCCGCACTTCTGATCGCATGCCCGTTTGCACAAAACGAGACCACCATAATGATAAAAGGTGAATTGAAATCACGGCCGTATGTTAATATTACAATTGACATGTTAAAAGATGCAGGAGCCAGCATAATCGTTGATGAAAAAACGAATTCATTTACCATATCCCCGGATCAGAAGTATGATATGAGGTCATATAACGTTCCCGGAGATTTTTCCTCAGCTTCCTATATGATGGCAGCAGGAGCGCTTTGCGGTGACGTCACTATTAAAAACCTGTTCCCTTCGCAACAGGGTGATTCTGCATTGATAGGGATACTTGAAAAAATGGGAGCACAAATCTCATGGGACCGGAAAAAAGGAGATGTCAGAGTATCCAGAAGCGAGCTTTGCGGCATCAAAGTGGATGTGGGCAAGACGCCAGACCTGGTTCCTACGCTTGCTGTGCTGGGGGCTGCTTCCAGCGGACAAATGATCATCGAGAACGCTGAACATGTAAGATACAAGGAAACTGACCGGCTCCATGCAATGACAGTTGAACTTAAAAAAATGGGTGTGGACATTACAGAGGAAAAAGACAGGTTGATAATCAAAGGCGGCAAGTTAAAGGGAGCAACAGTGCATGGCTGGGATGACCACAGGATCGTCATGGCGCTTGCTATCGCAGGAATGGTGGCGGCAGGCGAAACCACCATCGATACAATAGAATCCGTCAGCATTTCATATCCCGGGTTCTTTGAGGATTTAAAAAAGAGCGGTGCGAATGTTGATTTTCCGGAAAAATAG
- a CDS encoding FAD synthase → MVRVLATGTFDLLHPGHLLYLSKSRALGDELYVIVARDSMIKHKPKPIVPEKQRLAMVQALRMVDAAMLGSETDMFLPIRQIKPDIIALGKNQFFNEKELEAKLASRGIEAKVVRIQSFEQGELYSSAAIIRKILERNGFD, encoded by the coding sequence ATGGTCAGAGTTCTGGCAACGGGTACATTCGATTTGCTGCACCCAGGCCACCTGCTCTATCTTTCAAAATCAAGAGCGCTGGGAGATGAACTTTATGTCATTGTGGCGCGGGACTCGATGATAAAACATAAACCAAAACCCATAGTTCCTGAAAAACAGAGGCTGGCTATGGTCCAGGCGCTGCGTATGGTGGATGCGGCAATGCTGGGGAGCGAGACTGATATGTTTCTGCCCATCAGGCAAATAAAACCGGATATTATCGCGCTTGGAAAAAATCAGTTTTTCAATGAAAAAGAGCTTGAGGCAAAGTTGGCTTCCAGGGGGATAGAAGCAAAGGTGGTAAGGATCCAGTCTTTTGAGCAGGGCGAGCTTTACAGTTCTGCGGCGATTATCAGAAAGATTCTTGAAAGGAACGGCTTCGATTGA
- a CDS encoding class I SAM-dependent methyltransferase: MIKKNSILEISCGSHSNLYKTKGREWDMFVGIDIKMSLCRQAKKQGLEVVCCDAFNLPFKPKSFQDVYIQCFTALLEKDALSDAFRKSNYDEFCEFMGNEIDYAWQVIDPFYELLLECKQVSEHIICLPSCNIEMNKYLVNAVKNLPAVTIDVDYSKNWGRKKNVCVMFLDIDCTIYI, encoded by the coding sequence ATGATAAAGAAAAACTCGATACTTGAAATAAGCTGCGGAAGTCATTCAAATCTGTATAAAACAAAAGGAAGGGAATGGGATATGTTCGTGGGCATAGATATAAAAATGAGCCTGTGCAGGCAGGCAAAAAAGCAAGGGCTGGAGGTGGTATGCTGCGATGCATTCAACCTGCCCTTCAAGCCGAAATCATTCCAGGATGTATATATCCAGTGCTTCACCGCTCTTCTTGAAAAAGATGCCCTTTCCGATGCGTTCCGGAAAAGCAATTATGATGAGTTCTGTGAATTTATGGGCAACGAGATTGATTATGCCTGGCAGGTGATCGATCCGTTCTATGAGTTGCTGCTTGAATGCAAGCAGGTGAGCGAACACATAATATGTCTTCCTTCATGCAATATTGAAATGAACAAATATCTTGTGAATGCTGTTAAGAATCTTCCCGCTGTTACGATCGATGTTGATTACTCAAAGAACTGGGGAAGAAAAAAAAACGTCTGTGTAATGTTCCTGGATATTGACTGTACAATATACATTTAA